GGACATGTTTGGTGTCAACTATTTTCCAATTACGGTAAATATAACGAGAAACGATTAGGCGATTCGACATAGTTTAAaatgtatatattttatttgctatATGTCTCctagaacaagaaaaataccGAAGTTTGGCTTGGCGTTACAGCTTTAGGTTTGAATATCtacaataaagaaaacaagctCTTACCGGTGACAACTTTCCAATGGAACGAAATTCTCCACATCAGTTTCGATGATCGAAAGTTTGTTGTTAAAACTAACGACAATAAGAACCCTAAACCAGTGATATTCTACTCACAGAAGCTTCGTATTAATAAGTTAATATTAGATTTGTGCGTGGGAAACCACGACCTGTACATGAAACGACGCAAACCCGATACAATGGAGATACAACAAATGAAGGCACAggcgaaggaagaaaagcagCGTAGACAAGTGGAGCGGAATAAACTCACACGCGAAAAGCAACTTCGGGAAGCTGCCGAGCGAGAAAAGGCCGCCATGGAGCAACGACTTATGCAGCTGCAAGAAGACATGCGTGCTGCCAATGAAGCATTGGTAGTCTTTTAAATAGTTTGCTGGCAGTCTTTAATTTGTTAACAATATACTAATTTTATGTCTAAACATTTTAGCGGCGAAGTGAAGAAGCAGCTGAACTTCTTGCAGAGAAGAACCGTTTAGCCGAAGAAGAGGCCATGCTTTTGTCTCATAAGGCACAGGAGGTTGAACAAGAGATAAGCCGGATGCGCATGACGGCGCGGAAGacagaggaggaaaaaatgtaCCTGGAGAGAAAGACGCAGGAAGCGGAACTGCTTACCGCACGCATGATGGAAGAGTCTAGGAAAAGAGCCCTAGAAGCCGACAAACTAAAGAACGAGCTTATTCACGCGCGTGTCGcagaaaaggaagcaaaagaaaaattgctCAATTTCTTGAGTAGGACGTCGAATGAATCAATTCTAATaacaccgtcgtcgtcgccagAATCTCCAATGCATGAAATCAACTCATACGACCTTCTGGCCGA
Above is a window of Anopheles coustani unplaced genomic scaffold, idAnoCousDA_361_x.2 scaffold_12_ctg1, whole genome shotgun sequence DNA encoding:
- the LOC131271250 gene encoding moesin/ezrin/radixin homolog 2 isoform X2 → MMVPFRRKKSNKQFPVKVCTFDSELEFHLEHRATGRFLFDLICRTIGLRETWYFGLQYEDSKGNLSWLKMDKKVLDQSVNMTNGSCMFIFLAKFFPENVAEELVQEVTQHLFFLQIKQAILSMDVYCPPEASVLLASYAVQAKYGDYDEAVCKPGMLISENLLPQRVIDQYQMTPQMWEERIKTWYADHRGMSRDEAEMEYLKIAQDLDMFGVNYFPITNKKNTEVWLGVTALGLNIYNKENKLLPVTTFQWNEILHISFDDRKFVVKTNDNKNPKPVIFYSQKLRINKLILDLCVGNHDLYMKRRKPDTMEIQQMKAQAKEEKQRRQVERNKLTREKQLREAAEREKAAMEQRLMQLQEDMRAANEALRRSEEAAELLAEKNRLAEEEAMLLSHKAQEVEQEISRMRMTARKTEEEKMYLERKTQEAELLTARMMEESRKRALEADKLKNELIHARVAEKEAKEKLLNFLSRTSNESILITPSSSPESPMHEINSYDLLADGDMEQLSLEIEKERVEYLAKSKQVQNQLKELRSEIEQLKIGENQCPLDDINAEQLRLGETKYSTLKKVKSGSTKARVAFFEEL
- the LOC131271250 gene encoding moesin/ezrin/radixin homolog 2 isoform X3; its protein translation is MMVPFRRKKSNKQFPVKVCTFDSELEFHLEHRATGRFLFDLICRTIGLRETWYFGLQYEDSKGNLSWLKMDKKVLDQSVNMTNGSCMFIFLAKFFPENVAEELVQEVTQHLFFLQIKQAILSMDVYCPPEASVLLASYAVQAKYGDYDEAVCKPGMLISENLLPQRVIDQYQMTPQMWEERIKTWYADHRGMSRDEAEMEYLKIAQDLDMFGVNYFPITNKKNTEVWLGVTALGLNIYNKENKLLPVTTFQWNEILHISFDDRKFVVKTNDNKNPKPVIFYSQKLRINKLILDLCVGNHDLYMKRRKPDTMEIQQMKAQAKEEKQRRQVERNKLTREKQLREAAEREKAAMEQRLMQLQEDMRAANEALRRSEEAAELLAEKNRLAEEEAMLLSHKAQEVEQEISRMRMTARKTEEEKMYLERKTQEAELLTARMMEESRKRALEADKLKNELIHARVAEKEAKEKLLNFLSRTSNESILITPSSSPESPMHEINSYDLLADGDMEQLSLEIEKERVEYLAKSKQVQNQLKELRSEIEQLKIGENQCPLDDINAEQLRLGNRRSR